A section of the Helicobacter pylori genome encodes:
- a CDS encoding catalase → MVNKDVKQTTAFGAPVWDDNNVITAGPRGPVLLQSTWFLEKLAAFDRERIPERVVHAKGSGAYGTFTVTKDITKYTKAKIFSKVGKKTECFFRFSTVAGERGSADAVRDPRGFAMKYYTEEGNWDLVGNNTPVFFIRDAIKFPDFIHTQKRDPQTNLPNHDMVWDFWSSVPESLYQVTWVMSDRGIPKSFRHMDGFGSHTFSLINAKGERFWVKFHFHTMQGVKHLTNEEAAEIRKYDPDSNQRDLFDAIARGDYPKWKLSIQVMPEEDAKKYRFHPFDVTKIWYLQDYPLMEVGIVELNKNPENYFAEVEQAAFTPANVVPGIGYSPDRMLQGRLFSYGDTHRYRLGVNYPQIPVNKPRCPFHSSSRDGYMQNGYYGSLQNYTPSSLPGYKEDKSARDPKFNLAHIEKEFEVWNWDYRADDSDYYTQPGDYYRSLPADEKERLHDTIGESLAHVTHKEIVDKQLEHFKKADPKYAEGVKKALEKHQKMMKDMHAKDMHHTKKKK, encoded by the coding sequence ATGGTTAATAAAGATGTGAAACAAACCACTGCTTTTGGCGCTCCCGTTTGGGATGACAACAATGTGATTACGGCTGGTCCTAGAGGTCCTGTTTTATTACAAAGCACTTGGTTTTTGGAAAAGTTAGCGGCGTTTGATAGAGAAAGGATCCCTGAAAGGGTAGTGCATGCTAAAGGAAGCGGAGCTTATGGCACTTTCACTGTGACTAAAGACATCACTAAATACACTAAAGCGAAAATTTTCTCTAAAGTGGGCAAAAAAACAGAATGCTTTTTCAGATTTTCTACTGTGGCTGGTGAAAGAGGCAGTGCGGATGCGGTAAGAGACCCTAGAGGTTTTGCGATGAAGTATTACACTGAAGAAGGTAACTGGGATTTAGTAGGGAACAACACGCCTGTTTTCTTTATCCGTGATGCGATCAAATTCCCTGATTTCATCCACACTCAAAAACGAGACCCTCAAACCAATTTGCCTAACCACGACATGGTGTGGGATTTTTGGAGTAGTGTTCCTGAAAGCTTATACCAAGTAACATGGGTTATGAGCGATAGAGGGATCCCTAAATCTTTCCGCCACATGGATGGTTTTGGCAGCCACACTTTCAGTCTCATCAACGCTAAAGGCGAACGTTTTTGGGTGAAATTCCACTTTCACACCATGCAAGGCGTTAAGCACTTGACTAATGAAGAAGCCGCAGAAATCAGAAAATATGATCCTGATTCCAATCAAAGGGATTTATTCGATGCGATCGCTAGAGGGGATTACCCAAAATGGAAATTGAGCATTCAAGTGATGCCAGAAGAGGATGCTAAGAAGTATCGATTCCATCCGTTTGATGTAACTAAAATTTGGTATCTCCAAGATTATCCATTGATGGAAGTGGGCATTGTAGAGTTGAATAAAAATCCTGAAAACTATTTCGCAGAAGTGGAGCAAGCGGCATTCACTCCGGCTAATGTCGTTCCTGGAATTGGCTATAGCCCTGATAGGATGTTACAAGGACGCTTGTTCTCTTATGGGGACACACACCGCTACCGCTTAGGGGTTAATTATCCTCAGATACCGGTCAATAAACCAAGGTGCCCATTCCACTCTTCTAGCAGAGATGGTTACATGCAAAACGGATACTACGGCTCTTTACAAAACTATACGCCTAGCTCATTGCCAGGTTATAAAGAAGATAAGAGCGCGAGGGATCCTAAGTTCAACTTAGCTCATATTGAGAAAGAGTTTGAAGTGTGGAATTGGGATTACAGAGCTGATGATAGCGATTACTACACCCAACCAGGTGATTACTACCGCTCATTGCCAGCTGATGAAAAGGAAAGGTTGCATGACACTATTGGAGAATCTTTAGCTCATGTTACCCATAAAGAAATTGTGGATAAACAATTGGAGCATTTCAAGAAAGCTGACCCCAAATACGCTGAGGGAGTTAAAAAAGCTCTTGAAAAACACCAAAAAATGATGAAAGACATGCACGCAAAAGACATGCACCACACAAAAAAGAAAAAGTAA